The Desulfovibrio sp. genome includes a region encoding these proteins:
- a CDS encoding nitrate reductase, producing MNSSRRDFLRFFAMSAAMAAATGVGLPTLALAADDQKPDKWVKGVCRYCGTGCGVMVGVKNGKAVAIQGDPNNHNAGLLCLKGSLLIPVLNSKERVTQPMVRRKKGGPLEPVSWDEALDLMASKFRHSIDTYGANSVAWYGSGQCLTEESYLASKIFKAGFGTNNVDGNPRLCMASAVGGYTTTFGKDEPMGTYADIDQATCFFIIGSNTSEAHPVLFRRIARRKQVEPGIKIIVADPRRTNTARIADMHVAFRPGTDLAFMHSMAWVIIKEELDNPRFWQRYVSFVDAEGKPSDFEGYKAFLENYRPEKVAEICRVPVEQIYSAARAFAESSATMSLWCMGINQRVQGVFANNLIHNLHLLTGQICRPGATPFSLTGQPNACGGVRDTGALSHLLPAGRAIPNPKHRAEMEKLWGLPEGRISPNPGYHTVALFEALGRGDVKCMVICETNPAHTLPNLNKVHKAMSHPESFIVCIEAFPDAVTLQYADLVLAPSFWCERDGVYGCGERRYSLTEKAVDSPGQCRPTVNTLVEFAKRAGVDPKLVNFKNAEDVWNEWRMVAKGTTYDFYGMTRERLRKESGIIWPCPSEDHPGTNLRFVRGHDPLVPADHPDKFFFYGKPDGKPTIFMRPAKGAAEEPDAEYPLYLTSMRVIDHWHTATMTGKVPELLKANPAAFVEINEQDAASLGVKHGDNVILETRRDKMELPARVSDVCRPGLVAVPFFDPKKLVNKLFLDATDPGSREPEYKICAARVRKV from the coding sequence ATGAATTCATCGCGTCGTGACTTTTTACGTTTTTTTGCCATGTCTGCCGCTATGGCGGCGGCCACGGGCGTGGGCCTGCCAACCCTCGCCCTTGCTGCGGACGATCAGAAACCCGACAAATGGGTCAAAGGCGTGTGCCGTTACTGCGGCACCGGCTGCGGGGTGATGGTGGGCGTTAAAAACGGCAAGGCCGTTGCCATTCAGGGCGACCCCAACAACCACAACGCGGGCCTGCTGTGCCTTAAAGGCTCGCTTCTCATTCCCGTGCTCAACTCCAAGGAGCGCGTCACCCAGCCCATGGTGCGGCGCAAAAAGGGCGGCCCCCTTGAGCCTGTGAGCTGGGATGAAGCCCTTGACCTCATGGCCTCCAAATTCCGGCACAGCATTGATACGTATGGCGCAAATTCAGTTGCCTGGTATGGCTCCGGCCAATGCCTGACGGAAGAAAGCTACCTCGCCAGCAAAATATTTAAGGCTGGCTTCGGCACTAATAACGTGGACGGCAACCCCCGTCTGTGCATGGCCTCGGCTGTGGGCGGCTATACCACCACCTTCGGCAAGGACGAGCCCATGGGCACCTATGCCGACATCGATCAGGCCACCTGTTTTTTCATCATCGGTTCCAATACCTCAGAGGCGCACCCCGTGCTGTTTCGCCGCATTGCCCGCCGCAAGCAGGTGGAGCCGGGCATCAAGATCATTGTGGCCGACCCGCGCCGCACCAATACTGCGCGCATCGCCGACATGCACGTGGCCTTTCGCCCCGGCACGGATCTGGCCTTCATGCACAGCATGGCCTGGGTCATCATCAAAGAGGAGCTGGACAACCCGCGTTTCTGGCAGCGCTATGTGAGCTTTGTGGATGCCGAAGGTAAACCCTCGGACTTTGAAGGCTACAAGGCCTTTCTGGAAAACTACCGGCCTGAAAAAGTAGCCGAAATCTGCCGCGTCCCTGTGGAGCAGATTTATTCGGCGGCCAGAGCCTTTGCCGAATCGTCCGCCACCATGAGCCTGTGGTGCATGGGCATCAATCAGCGCGTGCAGGGGGTTTTTGCCAACAACCTTATCCACAACCTGCATCTGCTGACCGGGCAGATATGCCGCCCAGGCGCAACGCCTTTTTCCCTCACGGGCCAGCCCAACGCCTGCGGCGGCGTGCGCGATACCGGTGCGCTCTCGCATCTGCTGCCAGCGGGCCGCGCCATTCCCAATCCCAAGCACCGGGCGGAGATGGAAAAACTCTGGGGCCTGCCGGAAGGGCGCATTTCGCCCAATCCCGGCTATCACACCGTGGCACTTTTTGAGGCCCTTGGCCGGGGCGATGTGAAGTGCATGGTCATTTGCGAGACCAATCCCGCGCACACACTGCCCAACCTGAACAAGGTGCACAAGGCCATGTCGCATCCGGAATCGTTCATCGTGTGCATTGAGGCCTTCCCCGATGCCGTCACCCTGCAATACGCCGACCTTGTGCTTGCGCCTTCCTTCTGGTGCGAGCGTGACGGCGTGTACGGCTGCGGCGAGCGGCGGTATTCACTGACCGAAAAGGCCGTGGATTCGCCCGGCCAGTGCCGCCCTACAGTGAACACTCTGGTGGAATTCGCCAAGCGCGCGGGCGTTGACCCCAAGCTGGTGAACTTCAAAAACGCCGAGGACGTGTGGAACGAATGGCGCATGGTGGCCAAGGGCACCACCTATGATTTCTACGGCATGACGCGCGAGCGCCTGCGCAAAGAATCAGGCATCATCTGGCCCTGTCCCTCGGAGGATCACCCCGGCACCAATCTGCGCTTTGTGCGCGGGCATGATCCGCTGGTGCCAGCCGATCATCCGGACAAGTTCTTCTTTTACGGCAAGCCGGACGGCAAGCCCACCATCTTCATGCGGCCCGCCAAGGGCGCTGCGGAAGAGCCGGATGCCGAATACCCGCTGTACCTTACCTCCATGCGCGTTATCGACCACTGGCACACCGCGACCATGACGGGCAAGGTGCCGGAACTGCTCAAGGCCAACCCGGCGGCCTTTGTGGAAATCAACGAGCAGGACGCCGCCTCCCTCGGCGTGAAGCACGGGGACAACGTGATTCTGGAAACCCGGCGCGACAAAATGGAACTGCCCGCGCGCGTAAGCGATGTGTGCAGGCCAGGGCTTGTGGCCGTGCCGTTTTTTGATCCCAAAAAGCTGGTCAACAAGCTGTTTCTGGACGCCACCGACCCCGGTTCGCGCGAGCCGGAATACAAGATCTGCGCCGCGCGGGTTCGCAAGGTTTAA
- a CDS encoding NapC/NirT family cytochrome c: protein MPYPSKRVWIVGCIALAACVGLAAAGVSYSSRTEFCLSCHEMRVYQDELMLSPHAKDAQGKAIGCSQCHIPSGNLARMLGAKAWMGMKDLWVHNVDGGTDLDRAAMQPIARRFTDDANCRACHQDLTRNAKADGPISAEGRLAHDNYEGKNGQARSGCVGCHRNLAHLPAFDERIPANQKFAQKIKEIRP, encoded by the coding sequence ATGCCGTATCCTTCTAAGCGCGTCTGGATTGTGGGCTGTATAGCCCTGGCCGCGTGCGTGGGCCTGGCGGCAGCGGGAGTGTCGTATTCGTCGCGGACGGAGTTTTGCCTGTCCTGCCACGAAATGCGCGTGTATCAGGATGAACTGATGCTCTCACCGCACGCCAAGGACGCACAGGGCAAAGCCATCGGATGCTCGCAATGCCATATCCCTTCGGGCAATCTGGCCCGCATGCTCGGCGCCAAGGCATGGATGGGGATGAAAGACCTGTGGGTTCACAATGTGGATGGCGGTACGGATCTTGACCGGGCTGCCATGCAACCCATTGCCCGCCGCTTTACTGACGATGCCAACTGCCGCGCCTGCCATCAGGATTTGACCCGTAATGCCAAGGCGGACGGGCCGATCTCGGCAGAGGGCCGCCTTGCGCACGACAATTACGAGGGCAAGAACGGTCAGGCCCGCAGCGGTTGCGTGGGCTGCCATCGCAACCTTGCCCACTTGCCCGCATTTGACGAGCGCATTCCCGCAAATCAGAAGTTCGCACAGAAAATCAAGGAGATACGGCCATGA
- a CDS encoding 4Fe-4S binding protein gives MKILAWARRGVQVLVVAGLCMLPWLNAAELRQISGSFFALDFFGIPFADPVGAAQVAATGFLPGERLLIGALISLALALVLGRVFCSWICPYGFFSELAHWARGRQGGAHVKEGRAFAGKALLLGAGLAAALVAGFPAMGIVSLPGELSLLPMLVWQGGDFWLLLGAVAVPLAALALELVAGKRLWCRFVCPQSVLLGAAAQCLPAKAPGLRIGWQAANCTCKGKAPCKQACSLELNPRRKGGPERRDCTHCGDCVNTCASYGKALELRGWNVILKK, from the coding sequence ATGAAGATTCTCGCTTGGGCGCGGCGCGGCGTGCAGGTGCTGGTGGTAGCGGGGCTGTGCATGCTGCCGTGGCTCAATGCAGCAGAACTGCGCCAGATCAGCGGCAGTTTTTTTGCGCTGGATTTTTTCGGCATTCCCTTTGCTGACCCGGTTGGCGCGGCCCAGGTTGCGGCCACAGGCTTTTTACCTGGTGAGCGTCTGCTGATCGGGGCCTTGATCTCGCTGGCGCTGGCCTTGGTGCTGGGCAGAGTTTTTTGCTCGTGGATATGCCCCTACGGATTTTTTTCCGAGCTGGCGCACTGGGCGCGTGGGCGTCAAGGCGGCGCGCACGTGAAGGAAGGCCGTGCGTTTGCGGGCAAGGCTCTGCTGCTGGGGGCAGGGCTTGCGGCGGCTCTGGTGGCGGGCTTTCCCGCAATGGGCATAGTTTCGCTGCCGGGCGAGCTATCGCTCCTGCCCATGCTTGTATGGCAGGGCGGGGACTTTTGGCTTTTGCTTGGAGCGGTGGCTGTGCCGCTGGCGGCGCTGGCGCTTGAGCTTGTGGCTGGCAAAAGGCTGTGGTGCCGCTTTGTGTGCCCGCAGTCGGTGCTGCTCGGCGCTGCTGCCCAATGCCTGCCCGCCAAGGCTCCGGGCCTGCGCATCGGCTGGCAGGCTGCAAACTGCACCTGCAAGGGCAAGGCTCCCTGCAAGCAGGCTTGCTCGCTTGAGCTGAATCCGCGCCGCAAGGGCGGGCCAGAGCGCAGGGACTGCACCCACTGCGGCGACTGCGTCAATACCTGCGCGAGCTACGGTAAGGCTCTGGAGTTGCGGGGATGGAATGTTATATTGAAAAAATAA
- a CDS encoding 4Fe-4S dicluster domain-containing protein: MSLFVPPLRPPGAVDEETFLRKCVRCGKCVTVCPHESIELAGGLGRARRTPQVRPRREPCYLCMKCPPVCPTGALDTSVREIARVGMGQAYILKDRCHNYKTGTMCMTCYDRCPLRGTAVVLSGGLVPAMTTACVGCGICDYVCPVQAVEIVPASSRFVPPLAAPTEKSPGGKA, encoded by the coding sequence ATGAGCCTTTTTGTGCCGCCTCTGCGCCCGCCGGGTGCTGTGGATGAAGAAACCTTTTTGCGCAAGTGCGTTCGTTGCGGCAAGTGCGTGACCGTCTGCCCGCACGAAAGTATCGAGCTGGCTGGCGGTCTGGGGCGCGCGCGGCGCACGCCGCAGGTGCGCCCCCGCAGAGAGCCCTGCTACCTCTGCATGAAGTGCCCGCCTGTCTGCCCCACAGGGGCGTTGGACACGAGCGTAAGGGAAATTGCGCGGGTCGGAATGGGGCAGGCCTATATTCTTAAAGACCGCTGCCATAATTACAAAACCGGCACCATGTGCATGACCTGCTACGACCGCTGCCCCCTGCGTGGAACAGCCGTGGTGCTGAGCGGCGGGCTGGTGCCTGCCATGACCACGGCCTGCGTTGGGTGCGGCATTTGCGACTATGTCTGCCCGGTGCAAGCTGTGGAGATTGTTCCCGCTTCATCCCGCTTTGTGCCGCCGCTGGCGGCTCCCACGGAAAAATCGCCCGGAGGCAAGGCATGA